One genomic window of Phoenix dactylifera cultivar Barhee BC4 chromosome 6, palm_55x_up_171113_PBpolish2nd_filt_p, whole genome shotgun sequence includes the following:
- the LOC103713153 gene encoding cytochrome c oxidase assembly protein COX11, mitochondrial codes for MPPFPRSPPFSLVRRSFASRSFVLGSGLQRRSGSRFLPRTPPFPPPTDRFRSPPIPPGFFFHVGGQFRCVSGGGGAAARAARERSSRNILMYLLAVVAAMVGASYAAVPLYRRFCQATGYGGTVQRRESVEEKIARHAREGTTASREIVVQFNADVADGMPWKFTPTQREVRVKPGESALAFYTAENRSSTPITGVSTYNVTPMKAAVYFNKIQCFCFEEQRLLPGEQIDMPVFFYIDPEFETDPKMVGVNNLILSYTFFKVNEDHS; via the exons CCCCCATTCCCGAGATCTCCTCCTTTCTCCCTTGTCCGGCGTTCTTTCGCCTCCCGATCCTTCGTTCTCGGCTCTGGGCTTCAACGCCGCTCCGGCTCACGCTTCCTTCCCCGCACGCCTCCGTTCCCTCCCCCCACGGATCGATTCCGGTCCCCTCCAATCCCTCCCGGCTTCTTCTTCCACGTCGGCGGCCAGTTCCGGTGCGtctccggcggcggcggcgcagCCGCCAGAGCCGCCCGGGAGCGGAGCTCGCGGAACATACTCATGTACCTCCTCGCCGTGGTCGCCGCCATGGTGGGCGCCTCCTACGCTGCCGTCCCGCTCTACCGCCGTTTCTGCCAGGCCACTGGTTACGGCGGCACCGTTCAGCGCCGAGAG AGTGTGGAGGAGAAAATCGCCCGGCACGCTCGCGAAGGGACCACCGCTTCAAG GGAGATTGTTGTTCAATTCAATGCAGATGTTGCTGATGGGATGCCATGGAAATTCACTCCTACACAAAGAGAG GTAAGGGTTAAACCAGGTGAAAGTGCACTTGCATTTTACACTGCAGAAAATCGCAGCTCAACTCCAATAACTGGTGTTTCTACATATAATGTGACACCGATGAAG GCTGCTGTTTACTTCAATAAAATACAGTGTTTCTGCTTTGAGGAGCAGCGACTTCTTCCAGGCGAGCAGATTGACATGCCG GTATTTTTTTATATCGATCCCGAATTTGAGACAGATCCAAAGATGGTTGGTGTAAACAACCTAATCCTGTCATACACCTTTTTCAAAGTTAATGAGGACCACTCATAG
- the LOC103713783 gene encoding zinc-finger homeodomain protein 11-like, translated as MEPARTRETYRECMRNHAARLGTYACDGCCEYSPDTLRPNALFCTACGCHRNFHRKVTLNSAAAAGGGINVRPVGMAADVLRARRRQRSKFTAEQKARMGAFAARIGWKVRKQEVGGEDEVSRFCKDIGITRQVFKIWIHNHKCSAAATTSTSINAAAAPAPDGNGEGDIVACVVREREEEVKGSASMEEEK; from the coding sequence ATGGAACCAGCAAGAACGAGGGAGACCTACAGAGAGTGCATGAGGAACCATGCCGCTCGGCTGGGGACCTACGCTTGCGACGGGTGCTGCGAGTACAGCCCCGACACCCTGCGCCCTAACGCGCTGTTCTGCACTGCTTGCGGGTGTCACCGTAACTTCCACCGCAAGGTGACGCTGAACagcgcggccgccgccggcggcggcATCAACGTCCGGCCGGTGGGGATGGCTGCGGATGTCCTTCGGGCAAGGCGACGCCAGAGGAGCAAGTTTACGGCCGAGCAAAAGGCTCGGATGGGGGCCTTCGCAGCCCGGATCGGCTGGAAGGTCCGGAAGCAAGAGGTCGGCGGCGAAGACGAGGTGTCGAGGTTCTGCAAGGACATTGGGATCACCCGCCAGGTCTTTAAGATCTGGATTCACAACCACAAGTGTAGTGCTGCTGCGACCACCTCCACGAGCATTAACGCAGCTGCTGCACCTGCGCCTGATGGCAACGGAGAGGGAGATATTGTAGCGTGCGTGGTGAGAGAACGGGAGGAGGAGGTCAAGGGGAGTGCCTCCATGGAGGAGGAAAAGTAA